One Cicer arietinum cultivar CDC Frontier isolate Library 1 chromosome 8, Cicar.CDCFrontier_v2.0, whole genome shotgun sequence DNA segment encodes these proteins:
- the LOC101494119 gene encoding uncharacterized protein: MEDYLFDVVEFMKKPSVTETFVDILLCAVPIWLAVMIGLVIGWSWRPRWTGLLFLGLRSKFRFLWTAPPGFGARRLWLAFTALSAFSICRTYWSNFKNKAKAQDPSPPSHSDSAASNSSDATFRSGDKAGEREQDSVTQADLEHLLHLLEGKDGVMDWQSFMERSTPNMQYKAWRYDSETGPTVYRSKTVFEDATPELVRDFFWDDDFRPKWDPMLAHCKVLEECSHNGTTIVHWIKKFPFFCSDREYIIARRIWQAGNAYYCVTKGVPHPSLPKRDKPRRVDLYFSSWVIKPVESRKGDGQLSACEVTLLHYEDMGIPKDVAKLGVRHGMWGAVKKLHSGMRAYQNARKTEASLSRCAVMASKTTKISFDRNSHSTEAASCLEERVQSISNTPQNGHGLDWKWVALGGTVAVVLGIHSGAVGRALLLGAGHRFARR, translated from the exons ATGGAGGATTATTTGTTCGATGTTGTGGAGTTTATGAAGAAACCCTCGGTAACCGAAACATTCGTTGATATTTTGCTATGTGCGGTTCCGATTTGGCTCGCCGTCATGATCGGCTTGGTTATCGGCTGGTCATGGCGGCCACGGTGGACGGGACTCCTCTTCCTCGGTCTTCGAAGCAAGTTTCGCTTCCTATGGACGGCTCCTCCTGGGTTCGGTGCTCGCCGTCTTTGGTTAGCCTTCACCGCTCTCTCCGCTTTCTCTATTTGCCGCACCTATTGGTCCAATTTCAAAAACAAGGCTAAAGCACAAGATCCTTCTCCGCCTTCGCATTCCGATAGCGCCGCCTCTAATTCTTCCGACGCAACTTTTCG GTCCGGTGATAAGGCTGGAGAGAGAGAGCAGGATAGTGTTACTCAGGCTGATTTGGAACATCTTCTGCATCTTCTTGAAGGGAAGGATGGAGTGATGGATTGGCAAAGTTTTATGGAGAGATCTACACCAAATATGCAATACAAAGCTTGGCGTTATGATTCTGAG ACAGGTCCTACAGTTTACCGTAGCAAAACTGTATTTGAAGATGCAACTCCTGAGTTGGTGAGGGATTTCTTCTGGGATGATGATTTTCGTCCCAAATGGGATCCTATGCTCGCACACTGCAAAGTGTTGGAGGAATGCTCTCATAATGGGACAACAATCGTTCACTGGATTAAAAAG TTCCCCTTTTTCTGTAGTGATCGAGAATATATTATAGCTCGAAGGATTTGGCAGGCTGGAAACGCATACTATTGTGTGACAAAG GGGGTGCCCCATCCAAGTTTGCCAAAACGCGATAAGCCCAGACGTGTAGACCTCTACTTTTCTAGTTGGGTAATCAAACCTG TGGAATCTCGCAAAGGAGATGGTCAGTTGTCCGCATGCGAGGTTACCCTTTTGCACTACGAAGACATGGGGATTCCAAAAGATGTTGCAAAGTTAGGAGTTCGCCATGGAATGTGGGGAGCTGTCAAGAAATTGCACTCTGGTATGAGAGCATACCAGAATGCTAGGAAAACAGAGGCCTCTTTGTCGAGGTGTGCTGTGATGGCAAGTAAAACAACCAAGATTTCTTTTGATAGAAACTCGCATTCCACAGAGGCTGCATCTTGTTTGGAAGAGAGGGTGCAAAGCATCAGCAATACCCCACAAAATGGTCATGGCCTGGACTGGAAGTGGGTGGCCTTAGGTGGGACTGTTGCTGTGGTTTTGGGTATTCACAGTGGTGCAGTAGGACGTGCCTTGTTGTTGGGAGCAGGGCACAGATTTGCACGGAGATAA
- the LOC101493797 gene encoding uncharacterized protein At2g34160-like, whose translation MEAIVTNEMKNAKINGEVEKVTKIFRIQVSKTKKPLFFYLNLAKKHIKMGNDVELCALGLAIPTIIVIAEILKNNGWAIEKSIMTSTIEAKEDKEGRGAPKAKLDILLGSAKSVDQSTGSARE comes from the exons atggaaGCGATAGTAACCAATGAGATGAAAAACGCTAAGATCAATGGCGAGGTGGAGAAAGTAACGAAGATTTTTCGTATTCAAGTTTCCAAGACCAAAAAACCCCTCTTCTTCTACCTCAACCTCGCTAAG AAACACATAAAGATGGGCAATGACGTTGAGCTCTGTGCATTGGGATTAg CTATTCCAACTATAATCGTCATTGCTGAAATTCTGAAAAACAATGGATGGGCAATTGAGAAAA GTATAATGACATCCACTATTGAAGCTAAGGAAGACAAAGAAGGTCGAGGGGCTCCAAAGGCTAAG CTCGATATTCTGCTGGGAAGTGCCAAGAGTGTTGACCAAAGTACTGGTTCTGCAAGAGAGTAG
- the LOC101492392 gene encoding non-specific lipid transfer protein GPI-anchored 26, translated as MAHRKMMGLVFVIMAMLCAGAAAQSSCTNVLITLSPCLNYITGNSSTPSSGCCSQLSSVVRSTPQCLCQVLGGGGSSLGININQTQALALPGACKVQTPPTSQCNKSSSPANSAASPANSPTGTEAESPNSVPSGSGSKSTPTAGDGSSNGNSIKLSIPLFLILAATYASVI; from the exons ATGGCACACAGAAAAATGATGGGTTTGGTTTTTGTCATAATGGCAATGCTGTGTGCAGGAGCTGCAGCCCAATCAAGTTGTACAAATGTGTTAATCACCCTGTCGCCTTGTCTTAACTATATCACAGGGAATTCCTCAACCCCGTCTTCAGGATGCTGCTCACAGCTCTCCAGTGTTGTGAGATCAACCCCACAATGCCTGTGTCAGGTTCTCGGTGGGGGTGGATCGTCCCTGGGAATCAACATCAATCAGACTCAGGCTCTGGCCTTGCCTGGTGCTTGCAAGGTGCAAACCCCACCCACCAGTCAGTGTAACAAAT CGTCTTCACCAGCAAACTCAGCTGCTTCACCAGCAAACTCACCAACAGGAACAGAAGCAGAGTCTCCAAATTCTGTTCCATCAG GATCCGGATCCAAATCCACTCCCACAGCCGGTGATGGTTCATCCAATGGAAATTCAATCAAGCTGTCGATTCCTCTGTTCCTTATTTTGGCAGCAACATATGCTTCAGTTATCTGA
- the LOC101493477 gene encoding protein CDC73 homolog — protein MNPMRMRMDPLSLLRDFTMRGDLDKIVRINGDFRFGDEYTFPSSLETAYRSTKGNRYTLETLVHYIKNHHLKHTEYFQNTLALSIPSVTLPDRKPILNYLQGILSTTDSIEYLPEEPSLEDPSSLYNQQHQQSSLIPQSNEAVVVEDPPLDFISMIRTVEKPLKDRESLLECKNRDFYGVLVAATKREVERQRMESHQRKDGLVAKSRIMGGSDDFGDELGYDATPKPKMHLKIGEGVPIILVPSAFQTLITIYNVKEFLEDGVYIPTDVKVKQMKGARPDCVTVQKKLSRDRVVTAYEVRDKPSALKPEDWDRVVAVFVLGKDWQFKDWPFKDHVEIFNKITGFFMRFEDDSIESAKHVKQWNVKIISISKNKRHQDRAAALEVWDRLEEFVRSRSHS, from the exons ATGAATCCAATGAGAATGAGAATGGATCCACTATCACTTCTTCGTGATTTCACTATGCGAGGTGATTTAGACAAAATCGTTCGTATTAACGGCGATTTCCGATTCGGTGACGAATACACCTTCCCTTCCTCTCTCGAAACCGCTTACCGCTCCACTAAAGGTAACCGCTACACACTCGAAACCCTAGTTCACTACATCAAAAACCACCACCTCAAACACACTGAGTATTTCCAAAACACCTTAGCTTTAAGCATTCCCTCCGTCACTCTCCCTGATCGGAAACCTATCCTGAATTACCTTCAAGGAATTCTCTCCACCACTGATTCTATCGAATATCTCCCTGAAGAACCTTCCCTCGAAGATCCTTCCTCTCTCTACAATCAGCAACACCAACAATCATCTCTCATTCCACAATCAAACGAAGCAGTCGTAGTTGAAGATCCACCGTTGGATTTTATTTCCATGATCAGAACCGTTGAAAAGCCTCTCAAGGATCGAGAATCGTTACTCGAGTGTAAGAATCGCGATTTCTACGGCGTACTTGTTGCTGCCACGAAGCGCGAAGTAGAGCGGCAGAGGATGGAATCTCATCAGAGGAAAGACGGTTTAGTTGCTAAGAGTCGAATTATGGGTGGTTCTGATGACTTTGGTGATGAATTGGGGTATGATGCAACTCCTAAACCTAAAATGCATCTTAAAATTGGGGAAGGTGTTCCTATTATTTTGGTTCCTAGTGCTTTTCAGACTTTGATTACTATTTATAATGTTAAGGAGTTTTTGGAGGATGGTGTTTATATACCTACTGATGTTAAGGTTAAGCAGATGAAAGGTGCTAGGCCTGATTGTGTTACTGTTCAGAAGAAGCTTAGTAGGGATAGAGTTGTTACTGCTTATGAAGTTAGGGATAAACCCTCTGCCCTTAAACCCGAGGATTGGGATCGTGTTGTTGCGGTTTTCGTCTTGGGGAAGGATTGGCAGTTCAAGGATTGGCCTTTTAAAGATCAtgttgaaattttcaataaaa TTACTGGATTTTTTATGCGTTTTGAAGATGATAGTATTGAGTCAGCAAAGCATGTGAAGCAGTGGAATGTAAAGATTATATCG ATTAGTAAGAACAAGCGGCATCAAGACAGGGCTGCGGCGTTGGAGGTGTGGGACAGACTAGAAGAATTTGTGCGCTCGCGATCACATTCTTGA